A region of Leifsonia xyli DNA encodes the following proteins:
- a CDS encoding TetR family transcriptional regulator — MGRWEPGARERLVEAALDLFADPGFEETTVADIAARAGVTERTFFRHFADKREVLFAGSDEFQATVLTAIEAAPAGLSPLEAASAGMEAAAAFLQSRPDREFPRRRAAAIAANRSLQERELLKLATVATESARALAGRGVPVIEAAVAAEAAMAAFRLAFERWVTAHEVLDLRELVRERVAAFRTLA, encoded by the coding sequence GTGGGACGTTGGGAGCCGGGAGCACGCGAACGCCTCGTGGAGGCGGCGCTCGACCTCTTCGCCGACCCTGGATTCGAGGAGACGACCGTCGCGGACATCGCCGCGCGCGCAGGCGTGACCGAGCGCACCTTCTTCCGCCACTTCGCAGACAAGCGCGAGGTGCTGTTCGCCGGGTCCGACGAGTTCCAGGCCACGGTGCTCACCGCGATAGAGGCGGCCCCGGCCGGGCTGTCACCGCTGGAGGCGGCGTCGGCGGGCATGGAGGCGGCGGCCGCGTTCCTGCAGAGCCGGCCCGATCGCGAGTTCCCGCGCCGCCGTGCCGCGGCGATCGCGGCCAACCGGAGCCTCCAGGAGCGCGAGCTGCTGAAGCTCGCGACAGTGGCGACCGAGTCGGCGCGCGCGCTGGCGGGTCGCGGGGTGCCTGTCATCGAGGCGGCCGTCGCCGCGGAGGCCGCGATGGCCGCGTTCCGCCTCGCCTTCGAGCGGTGGGTGACGGCGCACGAGGTTCTGGATCTGCGGGAGCTCGTGCGGGAGCGGGTGGCCGCCTTCCGCACGCTCGCGTGA
- a CDS encoding alpha-L-glutamate ligase, which yields MKLAILSRAPHAYSTQRLRSAAESRGHTVKVLNTLRFAIDLSGEEPDLQYRGRLLSDYDAILPRIGNSITYYGTAVVRQFEQMDVYTPNTANGITNSRDKLRATQILSRHNIGMPRTAFVNSRADVRMAIERVGGAPVVIKLLEGTQGIGVILAPEAKIAESIIETLHSTKQNVLIQSFIAESRGRDIRALVVGDRVVAAMRRVASGDEFRSNVHRGGTVEKVALTPEFEEAAVRSAQIMGLRVAGVDMLEGKDGPLVMEVNSSPGLEGIERATGLDVAGAIIDFIDNQVAFPEIDVRQRLSVSTGYGVAELLVHTNADLVGKMLRDSGLADRDISVLTLHRGTSVIPNPRSGVVLESGDRLLCFGRLEEMRSMIPDRRKRRTKVRKLPKEAQEALTEE from the coding sequence GTGAAACTCGCCATCCTGTCGCGCGCCCCGCACGCGTACTCCACCCAGCGCCTGCGCTCGGCGGCGGAGAGCCGCGGCCACACCGTGAAGGTGCTCAACACGCTGCGGTTCGCGATCGACCTCTCCGGCGAGGAGCCCGACCTGCAGTACCGCGGGCGACTGCTGTCCGACTACGACGCCATCCTGCCCCGCATCGGCAACTCGATCACGTACTACGGAACGGCCGTCGTGCGGCAGTTCGAGCAGATGGACGTCTACACCCCGAACACGGCGAACGGCATCACCAACTCGCGCGACAAGCTGCGGGCGACGCAGATCCTGTCGCGCCACAACATCGGGATGCCGCGCACGGCGTTCGTGAACAGCCGCGCCGACGTGCGGATGGCGATCGAGCGCGTCGGCGGGGCGCCGGTCGTCATCAAGCTGCTGGAGGGCACTCAGGGTATCGGCGTCATCCTCGCGCCGGAGGCGAAGATCGCGGAGTCGATCATCGAGACGCTGCACTCGACGAAGCAGAACGTCCTCATCCAGAGCTTCATCGCGGAGAGCCGCGGCCGCGACATCCGCGCGCTCGTCGTCGGGGACCGCGTCGTCGCGGCGATGCGGCGCGTGGCGAGCGGCGACGAGTTCCGCTCGAACGTTCACCGCGGCGGCACCGTCGAGAAGGTCGCGCTGACGCCCGAGTTCGAGGAGGCGGCGGTGCGGTCGGCGCAGATCATGGGTCTGCGCGTGGCCGGTGTCGACATGCTCGAAGGCAAAGACGGCCCGCTGGTGATGGAGGTCAACTCGTCGCCCGGGCTCGAGGGCATCGAGCGCGCGACCGGCCTGGATGTGGCCGGGGCGATCATCGACTTCATCGACAACCAGGTGGCCTTTCCGGAGATCGACGTGCGCCAGCGGCTCAGCGTCTCGACCGGCTACGGCGTCGCCGAACTGCTCGTGCACACCAACGCCGACCTGGTCGGCAAGATGCTCCGCGACTCCGGACTCGCCGACCGCGACATCTCGGTGCTGACGTTGCACCGCGGCACATCGGTCATCCCGAACCCGCGCAGCGGCGTGGTGCTCGAGTCCGGCGACCGCCTGCTGTGTTTCGGCCGCCTGGAGGAGATGCGGTCGATGATCCCGGACCGGCGCAAGCGGCGCACGAAGGTGCGCAAGCTGCCGAAGGAGGCCCAGGAGGCGCTCACCGAGGAGTGA
- a CDS encoding LacI family transcriptional regulator, whose protein sequence is MTTEQLAGRGVPTLEAVAARAGVSRATVSRVVNGSPKVTAEVVAAVERAIADLNYVPNRAARSLASRKTQVIALVVPESTAKVFADPFFASIVQGVALSLADTEYTLNMVISSETNPDKTRRYLMGGNVDGALVVSHHSGDHSYAQLGASLPLVFGGRPVSESEHASYYVDVDNEAGAQVATQHLIDRGRRNIALITGPQDMPAGLDRYTGWRRAMDAAGLDASMVAYGDFSPASGLEAMRRLLAEGRPIDGLFAANDQMAAGAYSAIHEAGLDIPGDIAVVGYDDDSFGLMSTPPLTTVHQPSIGLGEAMARVLVRRLAGEPVERVTLLPTELVVRQSS, encoded by the coding sequence ATGACGACGGAGCAGCTGGCAGGGCGCGGCGTGCCCACCCTGGAGGCCGTCGCCGCGCGCGCCGGCGTCTCGCGCGCGACCGTCTCGCGGGTCGTCAACGGGTCGCCGAAGGTGACGGCCGAGGTCGTCGCCGCGGTCGAGCGGGCCATCGCCGACCTCAACTACGTCCCTAACCGTGCGGCACGCTCCCTCGCCTCGCGCAAGACGCAGGTGATCGCGCTGGTGGTCCCGGAGTCGACGGCCAAGGTCTTCGCGGACCCGTTCTTCGCATCCATCGTCCAGGGCGTCGCGCTGAGCCTCGCCGACACCGAGTACACGCTCAACATGGTCATCTCGTCCGAGACGAACCCCGACAAGACGCGGCGCTACCTCATGGGCGGTAACGTCGACGGCGCGCTGGTGGTCTCGCACCACTCGGGCGACCACTCCTACGCGCAGCTCGGCGCCTCCCTGCCGCTGGTGTTCGGCGGACGACCGGTCAGCGAGAGCGAGCACGCGTCCTACTACGTGGATGTGGACAACGAGGCGGGCGCGCAGGTCGCCACCCAGCACCTCATCGACCGGGGCCGCCGCAATATCGCCCTGATCACCGGGCCGCAGGACATGCCCGCCGGCCTCGACCGCTACACAGGCTGGCGCCGGGCGATGGATGCGGCCGGGCTCGATGCGTCGATGGTCGCGTACGGCGACTTCTCGCCCGCGTCCGGGCTGGAGGCGATGCGCCGGCTGCTTGCGGAGGGGCGCCCGATCGACGGGCTGTTCGCCGCGAACGACCAGATGGCCGCGGGCGCGTACTCGGCGATCCATGAAGCGGGGCTGGACATCCCGGGCGACATCGCGGTGGTCGGCTACGACGACGACAGCTTCGGGCTGATGTCGACCCCGCCGCTGACGACGGTGCACCAGCCGTCGATCGGCCTCGGCGAGGCGATGGCGCGCGTGCTCGTGCGCCGCCTCGCGGGCGAGCCCGTCGAGCGCGTGACCCTCCTCCCCACCGAGCTCGTCGTCCGCCAGTCCTCCTGA
- a CDS encoding DNA methyltransferase: MSQPEPAASPLWHPEAPSTVVEADNLSVLAGLPDGAFRLIYLDPPFNTGRPQARRTLTSVRSEGGAGSVVGFKGRSYERIKGDLMRYDDRFEDYWGFLEPRLIEAWRVLADDGTLYLHLDYRESHYAKVLLDALFGRESFLNEIIWAYDYGAKPKNRWPAKHDTILVYVKDPSAYHFDSAAVEREPYMAPGLVTPEKAQLGKLPTDVWWHTIVSPTGREKTGYPTQKPEGVLRRIVQASSREGDWVLDFFAGSGTTGAVAAGLGRRFLLVDSNPAAIDVMRERLGDDVRFV, translated from the coding sequence ATGTCGCAGCCCGAGCCCGCAGCCTCCCCGCTGTGGCACCCCGAGGCGCCGAGCACCGTGGTCGAGGCCGACAACCTGTCGGTGCTCGCCGGGCTGCCCGACGGCGCGTTCCGGCTGATCTATCTCGACCCGCCCTTCAACACGGGCCGACCGCAGGCGCGGCGGACGCTCACCTCGGTCCGGTCGGAGGGCGGCGCGGGCAGCGTGGTCGGCTTCAAGGGCCGCAGCTACGAGCGGATCAAGGGCGACCTGATGCGCTACGACGACCGGTTCGAGGACTACTGGGGCTTCCTGGAGCCCCGGCTCATCGAGGCCTGGCGGGTGCTCGCCGACGACGGGACGCTGTACCTCCACCTCGACTACCGCGAGTCGCACTACGCGAAGGTGCTGCTGGATGCGCTGTTCGGCCGGGAGTCGTTCCTCAACGAGATCATCTGGGCGTACGACTACGGCGCGAAGCCGAAGAACCGCTGGCCGGCTAAGCACGACACGATCCTCGTCTATGTGAAGGACCCGTCCGCCTACCACTTCGACTCGGCCGCGGTCGAGCGCGAGCCCTACATGGCGCCCGGGCTGGTCACTCCAGAGAAGGCGCAGCTCGGCAAGCTGCCCACGGACGTGTGGTGGCACACGATCGTGTCGCCGACCGGGCGCGAGAAGACCGGATACCCGACTCAGAAGCCGGAGGGCGTGCTGCGGCGCATCGTGCAGGCGTCGAGCCGCGAAGGGGACTGGGTGCTCGACTTCTTCGCCGGCAGCGGCACCACCGGGGCCGTGGCAGCGGGGCTCGGGCGGCGGTTCCTCCTGGTGGACAGCAATCCGGCGGCGATCGACGTCATGCGCGAGCGGCTCGGCGACGACGTGCGGTTCGTCTGA